The following DNA comes from Triticum aestivum cultivar Chinese Spring chromosome 3D, IWGSC CS RefSeq v2.1, whole genome shotgun sequence.
AATCTAACATACATTGGCTCGTTGTGTCTGGCAGCGATGGCGCGCAGGTTGGCCGCCCTGCGCTTGGCTTGTGCAATGGACAGAGAAGCCGTGAGGGTGGCCTGGTTCAGCTACCGCTGCGCTGCTCGTCGTGCCTCCTCTGACTGCGCCGCGGCAAGCACGAATTTGTTACAGAAACAAATGAGCATATAAATTTAGCTACAGTTATTATGAAAATATGCCCATGCATTGCATACTGAACTGGCATTACATAACCATTTGAAGTAGCATTTGACAAACCAAATCCTTTGCCAAACTAGCATCTGAACCATACCAAAATATCATTTGAAACCAATTTTTGTCTCTGAACCCCAACAAAAGGAGCAGTTCATTTATGAACTTAACTAAGATGCTTGACAAGTTTATTCATGAACTAAAACACACATGACTTAAACTAAAGtgaaagaaaatcatgaagatcatTAGGCCAGCCATCCTCGTAGAGAACATTTGGTGCATTCTGGCTAACAAGAACTTCCTCCTCTGCTTGCATGAACTATGGCGCTTGATGTGCACTCCCTCCATCATTTCCAAACAACAGATTGTAGAAGCCAGGGGCAGCAGCTCTAGCTCCTCTTGGAGCATTTGTTCCTCCAGTGCCAGAATCTGTTCCTCCTGTGGTAGCATGAGTTTCACCCCTTCCAACATTTCTCCCTCCTCTTGCAGCATTTGTTCCTCCTCTTCCAGCACTCCTCCCTCCTATTGGAGCTGTAGCTCCTCCTCTTCCAGCACTCCTCCCTCCTCTTGGAGCTCTAGTCCCTCCTCTAGCCTGCCTTTTCCTGGCACTAGATTCTGCTGCTGCATCTGCATTTCTTCTGACCCTGCCACTTGCCATTGCTGTTGTCACTCTTGCTACTGGGATTGAGTCTCTTGCATTTGCAATGAAGGTAGATTCTGGAAGAGGACCAAAGTCTCTAACTGTTGGGTATGTGAACTTCTCCTGGCACATGCATTTTATGTGAGAACATTGCAAGAAATTAGGTGGCAAGAAATAAATATGTGGAATTTGATAAGTTACCTTTTCCTGCATCTTGTACACCATACAATCTGGCCTTTGTGTTGGGTCCAATTGAGGAATTACTCTGTGTGGCATAATGTTCTGCAAGCAATCatagtaagttcaaaaaaattagGTACAAAGGGAAATAAGTACAAGAGAAAATGAACTTACAGCAGTGATGCTTGGATCAGCataatcttcttcctcctctgcctcctctgccggTACTGGTCTTGTTTTTTCATTAGGTGATTGTGGTGTCCCTTCTTGTTATGGTCAGCAGCTCCACACCATGTTTGGAAATTTTCTTCAGTCCATTCTTATCTCGTTTCTCTTCTGGctctttctttctatttttctttggCCTACCCATGACTTTTGTGTATATAGGTGGGAAGACAGGGATACCATGCATCTTTTCCCACTTCTTCATGTCACTCATAGGCATCAGGTTCCATCCATAGCAATCCTTGTAGTTTTCCACTGTATAGCACTCATGAACCATGCTCTCTGGTTCAATCCTCTCGTGCCTGAAACATGCAATAGCATGATGGCAAGGTATGGCAGATAGCTCCCATCTCTTACATTCAGAGCTATTCATGTTGAGATCCACAACATATGTGTTGTTTAGAGACATAACCTGAAATACACCTTTGCCATATTCTTTTACCCTGCAGTTCTTTGCCCACTCAACATATTTGTCTAATTTCTTCTGAATTTTGGGGCATAGTCTACCAGTCCACTTCTCAGCTTCTCTCTGCTTCCCAACTATCCTGTTAGCTAGCTTGTGGAAAATATAGTCCAACATGGACTTTATTGTCAGCTCTCTTCCATCCAGAATATAACTGTGAATCAATATAATTGGATCAATGATTATGTAGGCAGAATAAAAGGAGGAttatcccgcaaaaaaaagaataaaaggaGGATTATAAAAAATGAATGCATCTACAAAAGAGGATTTTGGATCAAACCTGTAGAAAACTTCACTGATGTTGTTTAGAAGGATGTCACATTTGCAGAAAGGGGAAAAATGATTTGATCCATGTTTTAGGTGCCAACTTCTCCGCCCACTTGTATGCAGCAAGGCTGTGTTCCTTCATCTGCTCCATGTTCTTACTATAAGCAATTTCATGTGTAGATCTTGCTATTGCCCATAGATCATTCTTGAGTTGGTCTCCCTTGTGTATTTTATGAAAGTTCTGGTAGATGTGCCTAACACAGTGTCTGTGTTCAGCATAAGGGAAAACTTTTTGCACTGCTGCTATTAAACCCTAAAAAAGAAATGTCATTTGGTGAGTAAGTATTGTAAGCAGATGATTACCATGCAATAAATTAAAGAGGTAGCAAGTGCTAACCTTTTGCTTGTCGCTCATTATTGTATATGGAGAAGAGTTGCTTATATTCAAGTCATCCTTTAAAGTGGCTAAGAACCACTCCCAACTATATGTTGACTCAACTTCACATAGCCCAAATGCTATGGGGAAAATACAATCATTGGGATCAACACCAACTGATGTAAGTAAGTTCCCTTTGTATCTAGTTTTTATGTGGCACCCATCGAGAAAAATTATTGGTCTGCAAGCCTTAAGGTACCCTCTCTTACATGCATCATATGATCAGTACAGTGTTgagaagtggtcttttgtttcttTAGTTTTATCATCAAAAACCTCCTTAGTGCACAGGAAGAACTTGCTTCCTGGGTTAGTCCTCCTAAGCTCTTGGCCATAGTCCCACAACATATTGTATTGGTCATCATCTTCACCTCTAATTTGTTTAACTGCTGCTCTTCTTGCTCTTCCCAGCTTACTTCTCTTTGCAACCATGTTGAATTCCTGCTCCACTTTATCTGAAAACTTTCTCAAAGGCATCTTCTCATTGTCTCTGAATTCTTCTCTGAATTGTGCAGTCAGGAATGGTGCAGTCAAAGCTTTTAGATCCCAAGCCTTGGTGCATGTGTGATTGTCAAGGTATTTCTTTATCTGAATGCTAGTACTCCTGTTATCTTTGCCTGCCTTCAAGTACCAAGTACATCCAGGCTTGCATACTGCCTCAAATTTGGTGGCCGTATTCCTTATCTTCTTAACCTTTACTCCGTTTCTTACACTGTATGCAACCACAACAAGCCTTAGCTCTTTCATATCAGCAAAAAGCATGCCAACTCTAAAAGTTGGTGCTTTAAGGTCAGTGGACGGATTGAATGTGCTGAATTTGTATCTAAGCTTGTCTCCTTCTTCTTTTGATAGGTTTAGATGACTGTCATCTAGGGCATCTTCAGGAAGTTCTCCTTCAAAGTCAGGCACAATCTCCTTCTGTCTATGGTCATCAACATCTTTGTCTACATAGCTCTCAAACAGATCATCATCACCTTGTGCTACTTCGTAATCACTCTCATAGAAATCCTCATCAGTTTCAACTTCTGCATCTACATGTTCTTCACTACTGTCACCTGCATCTTCAGCACCACTATCATCACTGTCACAATTGCCATCTTCTTCCTCAAATTCTCGATCTGGAACCCTAGAGCTACAGCCCTCACCAAATGACATGAATCTCTTTGCTTTCTTGTAGTTACATCTCATCTCTGTTGCAATTTTTGGTTTCTCAAAGTTGtccacattttcttttccctttgcTGACTTAACTGGAGTAATAACCCTTGGCAGCTCAAGCATCCCCTCTACCAACACATCATCAGCAGTTAGTGACTCCAGGGTGTCACCATGGTCTACAAGCAAGACCAAGTTCTTGTGATCTACTGTTGCAGCAATCATAAGGACAATGTctgcatcacatgcaatcaactgAAGGCCATCACACAAAGACTTTCCAGGTTTGCTCCAATACACATCTATCTTGGACATTGCTCTGTCATAGCCCAATTGGAGAAGAAAATCATCAATCCATAGAACTGACCAAGTATCACTGTCGCAGCTATCAAACCAGTCCACTTCATGATCCATGTAGGTCATGTTGCTATCACTTCCACAAAAAAACCTTTGTGATGTATCTCAACTGAAAACAGTCCATCAAATTGCCCTGCATTATGAAATAGCACATACTTTTAGTTAAATGCATTGCACACATTTAGAAAAATTCAGTTAAATGTACTGCAAACATTCAGACATTTTCAGTTGACATAATGCGCATAACTTCAGTTAAATGCACTGCACACATTCAGACAAATTCAGTTAAATGTATAGCACACATTCAGTTAACAGAGTCTGCACAAATTCAGGTAAATGTACTGCACAAATTCAGTTAACAGAGTCGACACATTCAGAGTCTGCGCACATTCAGTAAACTCCATTCACATTTACTACATGAATCACACTACAGCTTCAGTACTAATCTGAATCAATCTAACTAGAGGAATCATAGCACTTCTATACCCTGTTTCGATGGCCACATAACCAAGACCATCACCTTTCAAAGAAAAAGTACGCTGACTGATAACCCCCAAATAAACCCTAGCCCTATTTTGACGTGAAAAGGGCCCAATGCCGTCCACAGCAATCCGCATCTTGTAAATAACACGGATAAGATGAACACCAACCACGAGAAATCGAAGCCCATTACAGTGGTTAACCCTACCCCTTGATTACGTCGTACATGCGCGAGAAAATCGAGAAGGAGGAACAGAGTGATGATGCTACTAACCATAGGAAGGAACTGCCTCGCCTGGACGTCGACGACGCGGGCCATCCATCGCCTCCGTCGCCGGCCGCCGTGCCGTGCCGCACCACCTCCGCCACCGCCTTGGACTGATCGAGACCGAGGGAGAGGAAAGGAGAGGGATACATAACGGTGGGGACTGTGAGCGAAGGGGCACGGGATTAAGGGTACCAAATAGAAAAACTGAACACGGTCCCTGTTTCTGCTTAAAAACCAGGCTGTGCGTCTCACCCAGCCCCTCCATTGctcagagccactgacatgtgggccggtGACACGCTGGCGTGCCATGCGGGCGGTGCATACCATGGAATACGTCTGGAGGCACTATATTTGAACCACGGGACAAGTTGCGGCACCACTtttatgtattttgcaagtttaggcaCTAAACTAACCGCACAGGACAAGTTTAGGCACTCACAGTGTATTTAACtcaaaaattagtatatatactacctaatcattgatatatactacatactacacgtacatactctcggtttcgatagatactacatacaacatacaaaacgcaagtggtggtaactaccactgcttgtaggaaacatttgtcctatatatatcaCATAACGTGATATGTTTGAGTCCACCGAGCAACAATGTAAGCACATACTACGATAAAAATAAATCCATCCACGGGCACGGTCAAGGAGAAGCGCGCATCAAGCACTTTTCTCTGCATATGTGGCTTACTACTTGTCTTTCAAACCCATGTCAATATCAAGCGGTGATTTGATATGCAGCGCGGAAGCCAGTGGAAGGGCGCCGGGGGATGACCTAGTCCGAGTGCGACGAGGATGCGCGACAACCCTCGGACGACAGTTGCACACGAGAACAAGCCTTTGAAATTATATATGTGCATGGGAGCCGTTTGAAACTATTTTTGGCATCCTTTGAGCTAAACTGCCAAAGGAAGACAAAGACCTCGCTGAGGATCCAAGGCTCCAGCTTCCACAACTGCAATAAACAAATCTCCTTCCTTCACTCCTAATTAACAAATCTCCTTCCTTCACTCCTAATTAGCGTCTGATGACACAATCCATCACGTCATTAGCCTCCGAAGTGCCGCCTGCTAGCTTACATTTAAACTCACCAGCGGCTCACATAAAACAGGCagccatgcccttcttcttgcttccCTCAGCACAACCTAAATACGGACTACTACGTACAGCTTAGCCAGTTTCAGCACCACTGAAATACTATATCAAGCTGCTCTTCTTCTCTCCGCCGACAGACAGACGCACCCCTTGGCTTGCTATTTCATCTATAGTCTACAATATCAGCCAGTCCTGCGAATTCTAGCGTCTGTGGAATTTTGTGTAATCCCCTGCAGGCAATAATCAATGGTGAGTCTATCTTCTCACTTTTGATGATCAGTCTTTTGACATGTCATGAAAAAACATAGTAAGTAGGTTGGCGTGATGTCTCCCTTGCGATTTTTTTTCCATAGCCATGAACTGAAGATACTGTGATTTCTAACATAGTGATTTGTATATACATCCTGTTTAGGTTCTCAAAAATTGCTATCACCCACACCAGAAATGGCACTTTTGAGTAATATATATTCAGGTGGCCAGGTGTTGGTTAAAAAGAATTGGTATCACTCCAATGAATCCCAGGAAAGATTGAATGTTTTCATATTATTATTTTTACAAAACGGATTTGCCTCGTCGAatatattatgtatatattaaacaaaAGGGAATTGCCCAGTTAATAAACGGAAAACCGGGTGAAAACCTATACAAATAGACCACATGTGGATTACTCCAAAAGCATGAAATGACATGACCACATAATTTCTCTCATTAATTTCGCCTTGATGTGCTAGAGGAATATTTCGTGTATTCCAGCTTCCTCCTTTTGTTATTCTGCTGTTCACACTGCATTTAATCCAGGAAAATGTGGAGCAAAGTGCAGCCAGACACACTGCAAAGATCATATGAATGAGTGTATCATAAAATCAATCATGGGCACCAGTGACAAGCCCAGCTCGGCTGATTTTCACGGCACCATGGCAAACACGGCTTGCGACGGCGCCTATTGTTCTCAGGACTTCATCGAGTCAAGTACCGCCAAGTACAATGATTCGGAGTTTATTTTGCATCCACCAACTCCTATGAGTAACTATCCTGCACCATCAATTGCTTCCAACAAGATTGGTTCCCAATTCTGCAATGTCAGCTGTGATGACACATCAGCTGGTTGGCGCCAAACCAGTGTGGCGGAGCACCCAAGGACCGACTCTGATGTAACTCTCAGCTACATAGAACAGATGTTGATGCAGGACATTGATGACAAGGTCAGAGCACCTCATGGTGAGACTGCCATTAGAAGCATGGAGGAGCCCTTCTATGAACTTCTTGGACAAAAGTATCCAGTTTTGCCTGACTTACTACCACTTTGTGGATGTGGTCACCTAGAGAACCTAAATGGCAATGTCAGCAGGCTTAACGGAAAATTAAGCTGCAATTGCTCTGTATATATCAGCTCAGATGATTATCACCCCAATGAAAACTCACAAGGATCCCAGGCTCCATGGACTTTATCCGCAATTGTTGGAGAGGCAAAACAATTCCCTCTGGGTGCTGAAAGAATGGAACTTGGTTTGAACATCAATGGCCTTTCCATTGCCAAAAAGCCTAGCCGGGATTATCATTCACCTCATATGCATGACAGAGACGCAATGAAGAATGGATCATTTGAAGTTCGAGGTCGAAAAGTTTATCCGGGTATAGAAGAGCTTGATTTGTTAGAAGGAAGGAGAAACAAGCAGATTGCTATTTTCTCCGACGAGCCGACGCGAAATGAGGCGTTCGACAAGGTTTTACTTTGCTCTGAGCAGAAGCCCATAGATGAAGGTACTATTTCGCAACGAACCATGTCAGATACATCCACCAAGTATGCACAAAAAGACCAAGGAAGAAAGCCAGCTAGGCAAAAGACGAGAGGTAAAACACGAAAGAAGAAAGAGGTAGTGGATCTCAGAACTCTCCTTATCCATTGCGCACAAGCAGTATCTGTGAACAACCATAGCTTAGCAAGTGACATACTTAAAACCATAAGACAACATTCTTCACCAAGTGGGGATGATACCCAGAGGCTAGCGTTTTACCTAGCAGATTGCCTAGAGACAAGATTGTCTGGAACTGGGAGTCAGATAAACCGGAACTTCATCGCTACACCAAGGAATGCAGCATATATTCTAAAGCTATTCCATCTTTGTTTCACAGTATCTCATTACTTGAGATCATCATATTATTTCTCAAACAAAACCATCCTTGATGTCTCAAAGGGAAAATCACAAGTGCACATTATTGAttttggcatttgctttggttttCAATGGCCATCATTACTGAAACAATTTGCAGATAGAGAAGGTGGGCCGCCTAAGCTTCGGATTACAGGTATAGAACTGCCCATGCCAGGTTTCCGGCCAGATGGAAGGAAGAACAACACACAACTGCGATTAGTTGAATATGCCGGCATGTTCAAAGTACCTCTTGAATACCGGCAGATCTCATCAAAGTGGGAATCCATTTCCATTGAAGATTTGAACATTAACAAAGGTGAAGTGCTCGTAGTCAATTGCATAAATCGAATGAAGAATATTGCTGATGAGACAATATCCATCAACAGCGCCAGGAACAGAGTGCTCCATACCATCAAGATGATGAAGCCGAAAGTTTTCATACATGGAGTTGTTAACGGATCTTACAACACCCCTTTCTTTTTATCACGTTTTAAAGAAGTCATGTACCACTATGCTTCACTGTTTGATATGCTTGATAAAACGACTCCACGAGATAATGAGACAAGATTAATCCTGGAGAGTGATATATATAAATATGAAATGCTCAATGTCATTGCATGTGAAGGATCGGAAAGAATTGAGAGGCCTGAGAGTTACAAGAAATGGAAGGTACGAAGCCTCAGGGCCAGGTTTGAGCAGCTTCCACTGAATCCAACCATTGTTAAAGGAGTACAACATATTGTGAGACAGATTTATCACAAAGACCTTTTTGTCGACGAAGAAGACCAGTTCCTAGTGTTGGGATGGAAGGGAAGGATAGTCTATGCATTATCCACATGGAAGCCAAGTGAGTCTAACAATGAAAGCACTGATGATATTTGAAGTTTCACAACATAGACAGGCGTTTGACAATTTAACCAACCAAAGTGGTCGCTTGTGAGGTGTTATCTCAATTCCCAAACGCCTTCAGATTTGTATTTTTTTTAATAATCAATATATTTGGCGCATCTTAATGTGGAATATGCCTCAATCCTTCTGTGTTTCTATTGATTTAACTACAAATGATTATCTCCAATCTACCAATATCTTACACGCCTcattgattcaaaggattttcatggGAATTTTTGAAGGATTGGAATGCTTATGAATTTTTACTATGTTGCTCGTTTGATTAGTAGGATTGAATCCTACAAGAATTTTTCCTAAGAATTCTCTTGTACATAGAAAATTTTACCATCCACTCAAATCTCTTGAAaaaaatcctttgtttttctttgtAAGCAATCAACCAAATAAAAACCCTGCAGGGTTCATATGGCCATGATATTGGAATCCTATGCTTTTCCTATTCTCATACTTTTGGAATCCTgcgaatcaaaggagccctaaaaGTTGATAAAGATTGTCCAAAAGCTGACAAAAGTCAGTGGAATTTCTTTTGCCACAAAAGCAAGTTACGTAAATAGTGgaaggaagaaataaaaaaaatcaacTATAAGGAATGGGAAAATAGATAAGCTTGACAATACCCTGGAAGGCTGTAATCCTGAAGCGAGGGGCTCCTCTTGCACGTTTCCGGCTAACCGACAGTTCACTCTGTCCTCTTGGTTTCCCTAGGCTGGGTGTCAGTGTGAACTTGGACTTCTGTTCCGGCGGTTAGCGAGCACCACTGCAATTACTGGAGCCAGCAAGGCCCAGGTTGCTGATTATCTCCCCTCCATAAAATCCGGCTAGCTCCCAAGCCGAAGCCGATGAATAGGAGCGCCATCAAGATCCAAGGTCTCGCCGGTACGCACTAAACAGAGCAGCCAAGCAATCTTCCAAAACCATCAAGTCAGAAGCACTAGCATGTGAAAATCTACAGCTCACCTTCTCAAAAGCAGTCTACTCAGCTATCGATTGCAGATGTATTTTATCAGGAAGAGAACATTCATAGGAGTGGTGAGCTTGGCCACTGAGAAACATGCTGAAACCATATGTCTTCATGGCATGGGCAAGGGAAATTGAGATAGAATAATGTGCACAGTTGCAGT
Coding sequences within:
- the LOC123077109 gene encoding uncharacterized protein, whose protein sequence is MTYMDHEVDWFDSCDSDTWSVLWIDDFLLQLGYDRAMSKIDVYWSKPGKSLCDGLQLIACDADIVLMIAATVDHKNLVLLVDHGDTLESLTADDVLVEGMLELPRVITPVKSAKGKENVDNFEKPKIATEMRCNYKKAKRFMSFGEGCSSRVPDREFEEEDGNCDSDDSGAEDAGDSSEEHVDAEVETDEDFYESDYEVAQGDDDLFESYVDKDVDDHRQKEIVPDFEGELPEDALDDSHLNLSKEEGDKLRYKFSTFNPSTDLKAPTFRVGMLFADMKELRLVVVAYSVRNGVKVKKIRNTATKFEAVCKPGCTWYLKAGKDNRSTSIQIKKYLDNHTCTKAWDLKALTAPFLTAQFREEFRDNEKMPLRKFSDKVEQEFNMVAKRSKLGRARRAAVKQIRGEDDDQYNMLWDYGQELRRTNPGSKFFLCTKEVFDDKTKETKDHFSTLY